The Oncorhynchus masou masou isolate Uvic2021 chromosome 6, UVic_Omas_1.1, whole genome shotgun sequence genome has a window encoding:
- the LOC135541552 gene encoding protein lifeguard 2-like, translated as MTKGKVSPKTGKEYPPSYEEATADYEEMQTQFSWDDQAVRRIFIRKVYAILMIQLFVTVAIVALFTFCAPVRFYIQAHPHLYMCSYMMFLATYIALNCCGEQIRRQFPWNLILLSLFTLSLACMMGFVSSFYNTKSVVLCLGITAVVCMSVTIFSFQTKIDFTSYQGVLFVLTMVMLYCCIILSIVIPFGYVPWLQAIYAVIGAILFTLFLAFDTQLLIGNKRYTMSPEEYVFATLNLYLDIIYLFSFLLSCFGGSRD; from the exons ATGACCAAGGGAAAG GTGTCTCCAAAGACAGGCAAAGAGTACCCACCCAGCTATGAAGAGGCTACTGCAG ACTATGAGGAGATGCAGACCCAGTTCTCCTGGGACGACCAGGCCGTCAGGAGGATCTTCATCAGAAAG GTCTATGCCATCCTGATGATCCAACTCTTTGTGACTGTGGCCATTGTTGCTCTCTTCACATTCTG TGCACCAGTGAGGTTTTACATTCAGGCACACCCCCACCTGTACATGTGCTCCTA CATGATGTTCTTGGCCACCTACATCGCACTGAACTGCTGTGGTGAACAAATCAG GAGGCAGTTTCCCTGGAACCTCATTCTGCTGTCTCTCTTT ACTCTCAGCCTGGCCTGCATGATGGGCTTTGTGTCCAG CTTCTACAACACCAAGTCTGTGGTCCTGTGTCTGGGCATCACTGCTGTGGTGTGTATGTCTGTCACCATCTTCAGCTTCCAGACCAAG ATTGACTTCACCTCTTACCAGGGAGTCCTGTTTGTCCTGACCATGGTCATGCTGTACTGTTGCATCATACTCTCCATCGTCATCCCTTTTGGATAT GTTCCCTGGTTACAAGCCATCTATGCTGTGATAGGAGCTATCCTCTTCACTCTG tTCCTGGCGTTTGACACCCAGCTGCTGATAGGCAACAAGCGCTACACTATGAGTCCAGAGGAGTACGTCTTTGCCACCCTGAACCTCTACCTGGACATTATATACCTGTTCAGCTTCCTACTTTCGTGTTTTGGAGGGAGCCGCGACTAA